TTCTACTCCCTCCCTTGGTTCCCATTTGTTTCGACGTAGGTCACGTTCCTGTTTCTGGGAgtgtctttctcgtctcccggGTGTCGTGTTGATCGGTACCTCGTACAGAGTTGCAGTCGAAGTTTTTCAGAGTTCTTGCGCAGTTGACGGCTCCGGCAGTTTGCCCACTGCCTTTGCGGTTCAGTCAGCCGGCTTGTACAAGCATCCGTTTCCTGAAGAAACCGACAGCGACTCCATCCCACTGGCTCTCGTCCCCTCGTCTCACTGGGAAGGCTGGTGCTGATCAGGCCTTGCAGGCCACAGCACAGTTCGCGTTTCAGCTCTCCAGCGGCGCTTCGCCTGGAACAGAAAATAGTTTGAGAGAAGACTTCCTAGAGCACGGGAGTCAGAATACGTCAACGAGGCAGAGCGAACATCTCGATGGAACGACTTTGTGGATAGAGGATAAAGTTGGTCACCTGGACCAGGTCTTCCGAGGCTCACGGGTCATAACCGGGCTTCAGGtgagaactgcatgcgggTCTCTCAGCGTCGCCGCCAGTGAGACACGCTTGGTTTCTTCCCTGTGCCGACGAACTCCTTTTGCTTCTGCTCTGCTCGCAATGTTTCTGACAACGTTGAGGGCGCCGAGAATGGTGGAACTGAATACCTTGAATGCGACGGACACCTTAACGCAAAACGCTTGGCTTCGTCAAACCACTGGCTTTCACAGAAGGAGTAGTTTCGTGGAAGGTATCACAACCCCACGCTCCAATTCGCTCGTCTTCCCCTGTTCGCTAGACTTCACACGTCTTCCAGGTCGATCTCGCTGCGAACGTATGCGGCGCACATATTGTGGACGTTTGCTCTGAGACGACTTTCAGAAATCACTCCAGCGTTCACAGCTACTTCAGAAGCGTCTTGAGCATTTGCTGGCGTTCAAAATCTTTCGAGAAGGAGCAGCGGGATGGGAGTTTATGAAGTTGCATGTTACAGCAGGTTCTGTCGTTGGCTTGTGCATCCAAATCCACATGAGTCGAGGATGGTATACCTGGAGTTACAGGTCTCTAACCACTGCTTTGTATATCCCACCTATTTGTACTCTTTTGAGCTACATGCGGTGCTTGCCTTTGCGTCTCCCTGTCCTCTCATTCCGTTGTGTCCCCTCCGTGCCTGTGCATTCCTgacttctgtttctcctctccctgaATGTGCAGCCCAGCGGACACCTGCACCTTGGAAATTATTTCTCAGTTTTTCACCCGCTGCCGATTCTAGAAACATCGGGTGCTTCGGTAACATGTCTCGTCGGCGACTTGCATGCCTCCTTTGGCGGCCTGACTCGGAGGAGCATCGGCCCGCTTCGTCCGGAGACACTCAGAGATTCCCCGTCTCGGGACAATGGAGCCGATTGTAGCGACCTGCTCAGAGGCCCACGGTCTGGACATGGCTCCTCGGGTCACACAGCCCCTGGAAGCACAGCAGGCGATAACGTTCACAGTGAGAGTTCTGTAGAAGACACGAAAGCAATCTCCGATAAGACACTCGACGCAGTCGCAATGCTGCTAGCCACCGGGATACATCCTGACCTAGGCCAGGAAGGAGCGACGTCTCGTTCTGAGACACAGGGTACAACCGTCGTGGCTGTTCAGAGTCTGATTCCGGAGCACACGGTGCTCGCTACTCTGCTGATGGGAACGACGCCTTTAGGTGAGTTAGATGCGACAGATGCCGGCTCTTTCGGCGAAGTCGAAACAAGACGGAGTGACCCTACGCAGTTCGTTCTGGAAGGCACTGATACTGTGAGACTTGTGGGACGTGTTTTTTATGTCGTTTGTGTTTCTGTTCCTTTGGAAGCCTTTTCGCTGTTTAGAGATCTAAACTCTGTGTGACACACTGTAACGTGAAACTCTGAGGGTTAAGCAAGCTGGTGGGACGCGTCCGAAGGTGCCGCTGTTTCCGTTCTGTGGACGTCCTGCTTGTTCTTTCCTGTAGAACTGGACTCCGCACTACACATCATAAAATGCGATTTATAGGTTTCTGCACACTTCGAATTTAGGTGAATTAGCTGCTGCGAGCTGGACCAGAGGTCTGATCTCGCATGCCTCTGTTTACCGTGTCAGTTCGACTATGCCTTTTGTGTCCAGTTGCCTTTCGTTCCCCCTTAAGCCTTTGCAGTCCCTTTTCCGTGTACCTGTCGAGTCGTGGGTTCAGGAACGGCTGAGCCTCGTCCTGTGGGGGTTGGAGTTTCGATTCCCGTTTTCTATCTTGTAGCGGGCCTCACGGCTAAGTACGTGCACGCGCTGAAATACTTTCCGAGGCTCGCCACGACTTTGTAACTGCCACACTGGTGCGAGATTGGCTCCTCGTGATACCAGCGGGGACAATCGCGAGCAAGACTGCTTTTGACTAGCGACCTCTGAACTTAGACAGCAAGAAGCCATCTCGCCTTTTGCTGGTTGATAGTCGCTTATCACTACACTGACGTGTTAACGGTTTCCTTCAGGAAATAGCTGTGCCGAGCTGCTTTTCCCACACCCGACTCGGCACCTATCTCTGTCAGACTTCTTCATGCGTATGCCACCGGAGAGTTGTTTCTGACTTTCGACCTCttgtgcgtgtgtgtctcctctgcttgcAGCCTGGCTGGAACGATGTACGGGCGCGTCGGCTAATATTCGGCGCCTTACCGTAGAGGGGAGAGACTCGACATGCAGCGGACGGAGGCAGGAAACGCATGAAGACGACGGTCGAAAAGCAGATGTGGGAATGCGATTCTATCCCCTGCTGGTGAGTTGAGGATGATGAGATAACTTATCTTTGTCCAACCTCCCATGCGTATCGGGGTTTGGGACTCCTTCCTCGACGAAGCAACGCAGTCTGATATTTCTGAGACCATTAGTGCTCTCCTTTGGTTTGATTTGAAGTAGGCTGTGAGCCCGCAATCCCTCGTATTGGGTGCTCGTGGCCCGCCTGAATTTGGTGTTCAGGCGTTAGTTAACTCTCGGaatttctctcgtcttttcatGATACCGTTTCGACCCCTCTACCCAACGAGAAACCCCAAGCCGTCGGCCTGGGTACAGCCCACAGAGCTCACTAGGATATTAGTGCGTTCATCTGTTTCATTGCGCAAAACCTGTAGTTTAATTTAGTTTTTAAATGTGTAGGACTCCTTTTCTATACTGTGTAACGGGGATGGTAGCTTCAGTTATTATCTGGTCGGTGTTGCATGGCTTGCGTCTGCGTTCCGGCTCTCTTTTACGCTCAGATGGCAGCGGATATCCTTTCTCATGACACTGACTACGTGCTGGTTGGTGGGGATCAACGCCAACATGTCGAATTCACACGCCAGGTCGCTAGGCGGTGGAACCGCTcttttttgcctctctccgaTGGTGACACAAGAAATCCGCTTCCTACCATTGGGACCGACGTGTCAAAGAACAGGCGGGGACTGAGAGTGCCCAGGATGATAAGCTACAGTCGGCTGTCGTCAAGGATCGGAGACCTGCAAGATCCGGGAAAGAAAATGAGCAAGAGCAGCTGTCATGCGTCTGCGAGTGCGGTGCTGAATTCAAAGGgatgcgttttccttcttgacCCGCCGGACGTGATTGCTGCGAAAatcgcgaaggcgaagaccgATACGATTCGCGGTGAGCGAGACAAGGCGGCAGCGATGGGAAACGATTTGCAAAAAACATTGTGGACGATTGTCTTAAATTGATAGACTGCATGTATCTTCATTTCAGGCAACACACCCTTGTGCCTGGGGCACTTTCCTCTGTGGAGCCTCAGATGCGCCTCGTGGCTTGCACAATCTAGCCTGAATGCAGAGCTCAGGGAGAAGTGTGGGATGAGAACAGACACAGTGTATACAGACGATCTGACCATGGAAGCCTCTTGTCCAGAGGCAAAAGCTTGACCTCTGCTTTGTTACAGGCTGCGGCTCCGCTCTATTTTTCCATTCTCTGGCCAGCCGCGGAAATCTGAGTTGCTTCTACGCGTGTAACGATCCCGTGACAGTTTACAGGAGTGTCCCTAGCGTTCTCGTGTGTATTGACGGAGCTATGCCCGTCGTGTCCTGCTGCGTCTACGAAGCCCCGACCTGAGATCGTCTAGGCGAATGCTCACATTCCGGGGGGAACAGCGTGTCGAGTCTCTGAATCAAGAGTTGCAAACAAGCGACCTCTCCATTATGAATGCGATTCCAAACGCTGCTCTCACAGGTCTGGACGCAAGTCTATGCGTGTCTCGGCTGACAGAAGTCGTGCTGCCCTTCCGCTCTGTCTCGCATGTTTGATGCCTACGGGGACGGGGTCGGCGTCCGTGTTTCTGTTTTGCAATGTGCTCTATGTGCTGTTTCGGCTGCTTGATGCAGGTCTGTCGTATAGTCTGGAGGACCAGAGCCCTCAGCTATCTGGTGGAGACGATGAGGGAACTGCGGATCGAGTTGCTTGTCGCAATCTGTTGCATCTCTGGTGCGCAGTGGCCGGCGAAGCACCGCAGGAGGCAGCGAGCCGCTTTACTGACACACCATGGGAGTGCTTCAAGAAGGACCTGACCGAGCGTGTTATAGATATGCTCATTCCTGTGCAGAGGTAAGCATTGCTTGCTTATGTTCCACTGTCAGGAACTTGAGACTGGACTAGTGTCATTACTTTTGCGCTTTCTTACTGGTGACACTGCTGTGGAAACTTGGTTTCGTGACATATTGACGGAGTATACTCTGTGGGTTTGCTGCGGCTTTTTTGGTCGCAGGCGCTACAGAGAAATTAGATCAGACATCCCCTACTTGCGGCGCGTGATCGATGCTGGAGCAAAACTGGCGCGGCAGAAAGCGGTGGCGACACTTCAGAATGTCAGAGAGGCAATGACAATTGTAGTTTCATCGTCTGATGTTAATTGAACCTGCCGATCATCTGTACAACTCGAGAATGCCTGCAATAGCAGAAGGCCATTGACGGGGGTCTCCCATAGAGACTCTCTGCCCTTTTCCTGCAGACACCTTCGTTCATGGGCTGCTGCAGTGTCAGGTGCGATGCAGTGTTGGAGTTGAGAAGTTACCCCAGTCGTTTCGACAGGTTTTACAGATTTGCATTTGTACACGATGTATGAGTTGTCAGGCTAACAGTGTGGCAGCTTTTTCAAGAGGCCGCCATGGACTTCAGAGAAGCGGCCCAGTGACAATTTTCGAGGGTGTATATCAAATGCAAGCTAGAATGGCTGGGGCACAGTTTGCGCTTGTGAGCCTTTGGTAGGCTTTCTTGCCCTTTTGGCCTTAATTTTCCCTGCCTACTGTCGCATGcggaggaggggagaagatCCTCCCCCGTTGCGTGAACGGGAGAAGATTACTCTAGCACGCACAAGGAATCGAGGAACAGAACACTGCACTTGCTGGTGTGCACACGCTGCCCCGTTTGTTCAATTTGAAAGCAGTTTCGGGAAGCAGGTTGTCAGCAAACTCAATGTTCCTTTCCCGATATACCGTCGCAGAAGTGCGCAGATGTGTCTGCTGTTTCATCGGGACGACCTACTCCGCTAGAGGGAACTCGTCGGGCTGTTATGAGATGTGAGTTCGCATCATCACAGCACTTTGTGTGGCGCTGGCCTTGAAACAACCGCTGTTACTGAAGGATTTCTATCACCTACACAGTAGAATGTTTGAATCGACCATGGGACGTTTTTGAGGGTTTGCTTTCGCTGAACTGCTAACATCTAGAACACCGTGGTGGTAGGTCCACTAGGGAAATGCCACGCCAATACGTTCGGCCAAACATAAATTTGCCCGTACAGAAACTGGCAATCATGCAGCGCGAGAGTAGAGCATCGTAGCTGAGAGATTTCTAGAACCATGATTGCGTCTTTGGAGCCATTCGGTTTTTCGCTCCACGAACAGTCCCAGTTCTACAGCATTCTATTAGACTTGTTTTTTTCCGCGTGTTCTGCTTACCGGACGTGTCAGCTGTAAGACAAAGGCATTCAGAGAGCGCAGGTTACTTACGATAGACAAGTGAGTCAAAACACTAGGTTTTCCAAGCGGGCGTCGACGGTTAACTTTCTTCATACTTCAGGCTTCTTTGTTCACTGAATACCAGATCACACTGGTAGGGGACCACCGAACAGCAATTTGATGAAGCGACGAAAAGCGGATATGCCCTCCATGAAGCAGCGTAGAAACTCGTTAGTGTTCCGTCCCTACTTTAGAATGGGTGCTCTTCACTAAACATTCTCTTTAAGTGCCCGGAACAGGGCTGGAACTCGTTCGGAGGGATGTGGGCGAGTTTCGACGCAACTCATCCGCGTCACCCTGACTGGGTCGGATGGTTGAGATGAATGCTCTAAACGACTTGTGACATAGCTGCTTTGCACCAGCACACCCTTCGAGAATTGTTTTTTGCTTACGTGCGAGGACGCTGAgtgcgtttcgcttctttttaTAGAGTCGGTACGGGACAGGAAAGCGTTTCAATACATGGACACCACCACGGGAACAGAGTTGACAACTGAGTTAGCCAGAGTATACAACCAAGAGCGTCAAGCCGCATTTAAAAACGCACGTGAGTAAGGGCGGTTGGTGGCTAAGGAAAGGGGATTCGCTTGTCGGCGACAGCTTGCGAAGATACGAGTTACTTGCCCGGCAACTGAAACACACCGTATGTCGGTGTGGCAGTTCTCAGCATATACAAGCATCTAAATCCTTACTCGTGTTTACGTGTGTACAAAGCGACACGGTTTCTCTCGGTTTTCAGCAAGAACCTTTTGCTCTGACCGTCCAGTGAACACGGAACTTGCCTGGCTGTTTTGCTGAGGGAAGTGGTATTTCTCAGTTTCTTGTGCGACTTTACTGTTGCGGACTGCACCGTGTGAGACTTTTTTCCGAGAGTGTGTGGGGGGTCTGTTCTTGGGAAGGTCGATCTCCTCTTGCAAATCTCCCCTCCCGATTACAACGCCCTCTTACGACGTTCACCGGGCGGAGCGGGATTTTTGCCTCGGCATGGCGAGGCGGTCGGGCATGTTTTTGCCCTGCGGCATCGATAAGGTTCCTTGagctgcttttcttttttttatGACGTCTCCAGTTCGCCGCCTGGCTCAGATTTCCTTTGCATCCAATCTCGGAATTAAGTTCGTCCATTTTTCAGTAGGCAACCTTCCAAGTTCCAGTCCTGTAGAGCGCGTAGTTCGCCAGCAAGCACTCGTTCGTCACTTCGGCGCGATTTGTCCTCGCAACCTTTTTTGCCGACGTAACTCCGTTGActgtttcctttgtttttgAGTCGGCCACTCTGCATTGTCAGCGAttgtttgtctctttgtgACAGTTTCGCAGCCATCTTGCCATGCTCTCGACACAGACAAGGTCCCGCGCTGTCTTCGCTCGCTAGGAAGGTCAAAGCGACGAATTCCTTTTCAGCAGGAAACACAACTGTCGCATGCACGCTATCCCCGGAGGACGGTTTTGCTCGTTGACAAGAAACTGTCTGCCAGTAGCTCCACTCTTCTTTCGCTGACCGCATTTGGCCAACTGCTATTTTCCGTCCTATATATCGTCGGTTCGCGAACGTGAAAACCCACCAAACCAGATATTCGCCGTCTTGAAAAACATGCCATCGATTCGCGACGAAGTGTCCTTCGGTGAGCTTCCCCCTCAATTCAGTCTGCAAACGGgcgttgtctcctctcctaACCTCGCTGTGTGTGAAGGAACTTGCaacttttctgtcttttttcctcgtcgtcccATTGACTCTCGCTGCGACAGCCGCGGCCTTTCTGGCCTTTCGTTTCGTCGTTTCTTTGCGTGAATGTGCAAGGAAGAACTTTGAGTGAACCACGTCCTGGTACGCCTCGCCGCCCACCGAGCGACGACTGCGAATTCACCGCGTTTAGAGTTGTTTCTTCGTACACGGTAACGTAGTGTGTCCAACCCCAGACCCCGTGTTATGGCGACCAAACATCATTTGAACCGCCCTGTCATGCAGCGGAAGGACGGATTTTCGAGAGAAATGCCGGCGATGCCTCTCGCTGACTGTGGTCGTTACGCTTCCGAGAATGTGGACGTTTCTGTGACACATTTCAAGACACTCTGCACTTTTCAGATCCAAGGCTATTCATTGCGGATGCTCGATGCGACAGTCTGACTCTATGCGAAGCATACAATTTTGTGCCAGTTTAATTTCTTTTTATCTCCATACTCCTTACGGTGTTAAAAAGCTGTATCCTCTGACTATGCGGCTCTCGTGAGTCTTTTTTTGCATGTAAGATACGTGTCTCCTGTTGGAGAGAGCCAGGCTTCCATGCAGTCGACGGCCAGCTGGGACCGTCCCGCAAGTCTGTGTCTATGGAGCTCTCAAAGACTCTTTGTTTTACTCACTGAAACGTGCAGCAGAATGCGGCGTGACTTGTGGCAGATTACCGTGTGGGTACTTGGAAAACAACGGGTCGCTTTCCAGCGTTGACAGACATCCTAATCGTCAGTTGGAGAGGAACTCAAAATACCGGTAGCATACCGCATTTCGTTCAGATTGACATGTTGGCGAACCCGTACgctgtttgtttttttcagaaaaGAGGACAGCGGAGGCACACCGCATTCGGGCAAAGTATCCCAACCGAATTCCGGTCATCTGCGAAAAAGCTCCCCGGTCGGACCTGCCAGTGATTGACAAGAAGAAGTGAGTGGTTTTTCGGATGGTCGAaggtcttctctccgccccCCCAGCAGTTGCTGAATTTCCAAGTGCAGTTTTCATTTGCACATAATGCACATGGCTCAGCGATGCGTTTCACTCTCAGGTTTTACGTTTTTCCAACGTAACAGGGACACATTGATGCAGGCAAACAGCGACGCTTTGCGTCTGCGTGGCACAGAAGTGCCGCTTTGTCTATCAGAGACTCCATTTCACCCGAGAGCGGAACGGCGGGTCCGGCCGAATGAGACTGGTTTTTGAGTGTTTGAGGCTACCAGGCCTTCATGCTTCGCGCTTCGGTGACCCGTGTCGAACCACTGTTTTCTAGGTATCACTCTTGCATAGGTGCCCTGGGACTGAGACTTTGTTTTGATGATATGTTTGCAGCCGTTTTTTAAGTCAGATCTGCTTTTCCAGTCCCTGGCGAACATAGCCATTTGCCCCAggttttgcttctctttcgtttctttcagGTTCCTCGTGCCGATGAACATGCTTGTCGGAGAGTTCAAGTACATCATCCACAAACACATCAACCAGTGCGCACAGAACAGCGGCTTGCCGCTGACTCACGAGAAAACGATTTATTTGTTTGTTGAAAATACGGCACCGAAGGCGGGTGCCTTGATGCAGGAAGTGTATGAGCAGCACGTGTCTGATGACGGCTTTCTGTACGTGGAATACTCTTCAGAGAACACTCTGGGGTAAGGGAGTGTCGCGGCCGGCGTTGCggcaaaaaaacagacaggaagaggagacaggcgcttttctttctgcccATCG
This portion of the Toxoplasma gondii ME49 chromosome III, whole genome shotgun sequence genome encodes:
- a CDS encoding tryptophanyl-tRNA synthetase (TrpRS1) (encoded by transcript TGME49_254110~Product name based on PMID:20374492.~Predicted trans-membrane domain (TMHMM2.0):11-34), translated to MHVRGRLCPCFCSSAGVLRLAVCLVIVVSFIDIASQAKPLVRRSHWFQCAPRDLASLSAPSRVETFPCNLACEFRSKSSSVGCLYEKNVELDAPLTLEARQTRRCRDCWLLGTPSHSLPWRSSSVHFHLSAAARASLPTPLLFPSATFQDSTPLVHQNNACEGSVRTHSSSPCCSAFFRQSHSAEYTGGVNLPRNFCSAVAAFLPPAGAFGSPTTLTHTALPLMRQQSSRDWKTSARSFSSRSAPPPQRALHAGSASSLDATSSQPACTSIRFLKKPTATPSHWLSSPRLTGKAGADQALQATAQFAFQLSSGASPGTENSLREDFLEHGSQNTSTRQSEHLDGTTLWIEDKVGHLDQVFRGSRVITGLQPSGHLHLGNYFSVFHPLPILETSGASVTCLVGDLHASFGGLTRRSIGPLRPETLRDSPSRDNGADCSDLLRGPRSGHGSSGHTAPGSTAGDNVHSESSVEDTKAISDKTLDAVAMLLATGIHPDLGQEGATSRSETQGTTVVAVQSLIPEHTVLATLLMGTTPLAWLERCTGASANIRRLTVEGRDSTCSGRRQETHEDDGRKADVGMRFYPLLMAADILSHDTDYVLVGGDQRQHVEFTRQVARRWNRSFLPLSDGDTRNPLPTIGTDVSKNRRGLRVPRMISYSRLSSRIGDLQDPGKKMSKSSCHASASAVLNSKGCVFLLDPPDVIAAKIAKAKTDTIRGLSYSLEDQSPQLSGGDDEGTADRVACRNLLHLWCAVAGEAPQEAASRFTDTPWECFKKDLTERVIDMLIPVQRRYREIRSDIPYLRRVIDAGAKLARQKAVATLQNVREAMTIVVSSSDVN
- a CDS encoding autophagy-related protein 8 atg8, putative (encoded by transcript TGME49_254120~Gene product name based on ToxoDB Community Expert Annotation.), whose product is MPSIRDEVSFEKRTAEAHRIRAKYPNRIPVICEKAPRSDLPVIDKKKFLVPMNMLVGEFKYIIHKHINQCAQNSGLPLTHEKTIYLFVENTAPKAGALMQEVYEQHVSDDGFLYVEYSSENTLG